GAAGAATTGTAGTCAGAGATTCGGATGCAAATGAATATACAAAAGTTATATACAGTTGGGCTGTTTATTATTTTAAAAATGGAAACCAAGCCATTACAGAACAGGTTTGGAATATTGAAACTAAATAAGAGAGACCACTTGGTAGCCTCTCTTATAAAATTGTTTTTTGTTTTTTTTTAATTAATGATAAACTTTTTCATCCCAAAGTTCTTTCAATTCTTTAGGCATAATAGCTCTTATGTCTTCGATCTCGCCCGGAGAAACAGTTTCTTTAATAACAGAAAACACAGCATGAACAGCATCCAGACAATCTTCATTTGTTGGAAAATCTTCTTCTGCTGTAAGTCCGGCAATATGTTTTAAATCATCACAAAAATGATCTATTGATCTTATCCGTCTTGGTGAACCTGAAACTTTCCAGGCGTCAACATAAATACCCTTAATTACTAAAGGCAATTGGGCTATGAGATGAAGTGATTCTTCAACAGTTAAAATATCGCGTAAAGCATGTAAAACAGCCTTTAATTGTCGACCAGCTTTATCTCTGTTGACATCTCCTAAATATTCGGCTACGTCTTTTACGAATTTATTCCCTTTTGCTGCATGT
This is a stretch of genomic DNA from Bacteroidota bacterium. It encodes these proteins:
- a CDS encoding DUF2267 domain-containing protein gives rise to the protein MALNFEKHAAKGNKFVKDVAEYLGDVNRDKAGRQLKAVLHALRDILTVEESLHLIAQLPLVIKGIYVDAWKVSGSPRRIRSIDHFCDDLKHIAGLTAEEDFPTNEDCLDAVHAVFSVIKETVSPGEIEDIRAIMPKELKELWDEKVYH